Genomic segment of Pygocentrus nattereri isolate fPygNat1 chromosome 26, fPygNat1.pri, whole genome shotgun sequence:
AGCCTATAAAGTGTGCTGATATGCATTAAGAGTAGCTGCATCATGATGTGATCACTGTATATATGCATCTTCAATGAACTGGGTTTTTATTATTGGTGACTCCAAACTTAAGTAGTGTATATGAGTACAGCATatcactgatgttggaacaaaactctgTAATCTCCAGGTTGCTATTGGTTCAATCTTCATAAAATCTGcatgcaatgtaaagagcagctaatgttttaaaaaacaaatggagTTTTGGATCTGAGACAGGCAGCTTAGTATATACAGTACCTTGCACAAATAGTGGCACCTCTGTTAAACATAAGCAAAACAAGCTGTAAAAACAATTCTTTATTGCTCATCCTTttgattttccatttaaaataattGACAAAATCAGACAcaatgatttaaatgaaaagccTCAATCTGataattaaatatacatttccTCAGGTCTATGTGTGCGACAATTGTTGGCATCCCTAGGAATTCTTGTGAGTGAAATGTATCTGAAGTAAATTCccaatcatattttatgttgtgcaTTGAGCAATTAACAACACTTAAATGGACAGGCATGACTTTCTGTTTAACTGGGGTTTAAACATGAGGTGACACACAGGCCAAATTCCTTCAGTCATCCATCACTGCAAGAAAGACCAAAGAATAAAGCAACAATGCACAGCTGAACAGTTGAAAATGCCAATTTACACTATCAGGGCAATAAGTAAGAGGTTTAAAGAAACTGGAGATGTTAAGAACCTGCCGGAAAGAGGACATGTGTCTATACTGACCACTCACACAGTGACGAGGATGGACTGAGTGGCCAAAACATCTCCAAGAATCACAGCTAGGGAACTGCATAAATTAGTTAGGTGTCAAGGTCTCCAAAACTACAATCTGATGGCACCAAGTTGTTTGGGAGGATTGCTAAGTCTCAATGACCAACTCCAGAGGTGGGGTTGGTATAAACACAAAGACagctatgcagaaaaatacttCATTTCTACCGTGAAGTgtggtggtggatctgtgacattgtgcagctgtttgtCTTTCAAATTACCTGGACAATTTGTTTAGACACATAGTACTGTGGACTCTAGCCACAGATATTCAATCAAAACCTGACTACCTCAGCCAGAGGGCTTAAAGTGGTCTGTTGatggatcttccagcaggacaatgatctaCAACACACCTCAAAAGCAACACCTACATGGTTTACAGATTTGACCAAGGTTTTTCCCTGAGCTGAAGAAGAGAGCCCACAAGCATGGACCTGGTGAATCTGGAGGATCTGGGGAGATGCTGTGTGGAGATTCCTTATCATGTTGCCTCCAGTCACATTAGGCAGTACAGAAAAAGATTCAGTGCTGTTATCTTTGCAAAGAGttgcacaaaatattaaacGAAGGGGTGCCAAAAATTGTTGCCCACATAGATTTGGGAAAATGATTTTACTGAAAGCTCAAAAGAACAagcaataaagaatgttttttacagcttgttttgctcatgtttaacAGGGTTGCCAATATTTGCGGAGGGCAGTATATTTTCGTTTCCATTAACTAATAACTGCAAAAACAGGGATTACTCACTCTGCTCCAGAGAGAGGGGTGCTGTGCTTGGAACACTCTTTGGCTGAGGCTGAACAGACGGGTGCCTACTTTCACACATTCAACACAAGCACAGCAATAAACCAATAAACATTTTCACTTTGACAGTGATAATTTTCCTCTGAGAATAAGATTTTGTTGCTGAAAATAACTTATCACACTCAAAACAAGAGAAAATACTACCTATGAAGAAGCTCTTGATCTGACTGCTTGCTGATCTTGGGAGCtggaaaagagaaagtgagagagtgaaatatCACAGTCATCAGACATCAAACATAATTTGACTGACATCAGCACTCAgttgataaataaacaaaacagggCTTTTTCTCCTAAAAGTCCCCAAGTTCACCAGACAGGACTGTGAGGGTTGGGCGATATGACAACATTATCGATATTGTGGTAAATTACGTTAATCTACACTTTATATTGTGGGTATCTTTAGCACGTTTAGAACACCGAACAGCCGCATGTCTCataaaaaaagacagatttagTAACTGCATTAATTGGAGAATATCAAGTAACTGACTGGACATCAGGCTATTATGCtaccattttatttagtttggcCTTTTATCAGTTATTAGATTTCCTTCCTTCCTAAACAGAACATTTTGCAAAGGTTTCATAAGGTGAACTTTTGAAAACGTATGAATCAAATGATTCAATGAGAGgccaataatattaatacagagctgtaaaaagacattttcttataaagaaaaacaaacatttgttaAAAGTGACATTTACAAAAGCCACAACAAGGATCTTGGGACAAGCTATGCCAAACTATGCTCTCTTTCACCCTCCACTCTCTTTCACACATCTTTGCAAGGTGATAACTATACTAAAGTTGAGTAAAGTGATCCAGATACTGTAAGGGTGAAATATTTAGATACAGGTGAAAGTGACACTCCAGAACACAATGTAAGTGTCTTGTCTTTAATCATCTGAAGTACTGAAATGAGCAAATATCCATACAAATATTGGTGAATGGTGaagttttcttgattttctaagtgaatataagctagcatcctctacagaaaacaaacttaaatatgccaCATTCCAGCAAATTTAGTGTAGTTGCAGGACAATACCCTATTTACTTACTAAGGTTAACATATTGAGAAACATtatgtgtcataacttttgcacagaccacattttaggttttattttcaacccattatgttaaaatcagcaaataaccaataaaatgtgcagaggtttGGGTGCCCAAATTTTTGAATATGACTCTAGTAGCTAACTTTTCTTGATGATCCACTTCACAtgggtaattttttttttatgctttctttttttccctcaaataCATTGAGTTACATGttagaggaaaaaaatgaaaatgggaaatattttgtttttaaaatgtttaaagagTTTGCTTGGACAATCTTGCACACAGTTGAGAAGAGCTGTTGCATTCTAACTGAAAACGATTACAATGATCAAAAACACATAAGCCAGGAATACGgattataattacatttaaaaatagacACTGCAATGCTGAGTACTTCTATATTTGAGAATTTTGAACAGTCACTGAGAACTTCTATCAGTATGTCTGCTTTACTTCACgatttatgtatgttttttttacaccactgcacttTTCCGGACATGTATTTACCTGTTCTTGCAAAACAGTACTTGCCTCATTTGAACCAGTAGTGATAATAATTAGATGACTAATATACCAAAACAGATTTCCAGCAGAACTGTATCATCTACATATGCAGTACATGATACCCCTGGTAAACTTGAACTTTTTTTTAGGTTGCTTTACGAAAAGTTTAACAAAATTATATTTGATTCATACTGTATCTTTATAATGGTACCTTTAAGAGAAGcaacttttaatgtatgttacagtaaattcaattatttggtaatttgattttattttgataatTAGGTAATTCATctctactggtccattcataaaaatatttcCACATAATGAAAATGGTAGCTGGCATGTTCAATGTTCAGTGCTTTTGAtcagaaaacaaatataaaacatacatatatcgctgctgtcggaagaaattTTTATTAGTCATAATtagtcataatttgaaaaagttggttgtcctttacattagggggaaatttcatgacgaatggaccaaaagaaacggcccaaaattacttagaacaaattctggttccattgacttccattaaaagtaaagtaggttttttccttctcctgtaaagttaccattttggagatacgaggttttcatcCGACAACAGAGATATGCTACATATACTTTTACTAGAACACAGACAACGAACCAAGATTTTTATGTTTGAAGaactaaaacatttatttagctaaaaaaaataatctttattttactgtattataaTTGATTCCATTACGTCTAACATCATACAGCTTCTCTTTGTTCCCtgacagatttttatttatatatatatataatgtcataTTAAATCTAACGCacagtcagagacagagagagatgaaaagagcTGCTGCACttacatgaaaatgaataaGACATGTGGTACTGCAGCCCATGATGGAGCCTTTGATTTTCCCAGCAACCAGCATCCAGTGGGCTCTGACTACAGCAAGAAAGCCTGTGTGAAGGACATGGGCATGGGGGCGGGTAGTAGCCGTGCTGAGCTAATGCTGTAGGGATGGAGTGCAGCGAGCGGGGCTGTTCAAGACTGCTCCCACCTGGACTGTGTATGCCTGGCACCGAGTGTAAACAAGAGGCCTCACTCTGATAGCCATAGAAATCTCCAGAAACTAGGCAGGACAGATGGCTGCCATTGGAGAATCCTCTCCCTAGGCTGTTGTATGAGCTTGTGTGGAGCCAGTCCTCTTTGTGGGGCTCCAGGGTACTGAAACAGACCTCAGCCTGGCTGGGGAAGGGCGTCTGGGGGCTGTAGCCAGCTGGGAGACCCAGGGGAGGCTGATAGGGGCTGTAGCTGGACTGGGCATCACTGCTCATGCTACTGCAGAAGTCAGAGGTAGCCGCTGATGTACTTTGAGAAGGCTCGCTGCTCGGCAACATGGGGTCAGCAGGTGAAAACTGGGGGTCAGCCTTACATCTAACACTGCTAGCCTCCGGAACAGAAGCTGCGTCTGGAATGGTGTCCTCAGCATTGGTTTTACTCATAGTTTCGTCGTTCTCTTCTGGGATGTTGAGTGACTGAAAATTACAGCTGACAGATTGGGAAATGTTACTTAGGACTGGCAAGAAAAAAGCACAAAGCACAATCAATGAAcacaactgaaaaaaacattcacTTCAGCAGAGGCCACAGGGACCTGTAATGGATGTAAACAgcacagtatgttttttctttacccaattttctccctcAATTTACTCTTTGTAAATTCTACCCACTAGCTAGGTCTCCCTTCATCCCATAGTGCCACCAAATGGGACATGTGTGGCACCCCTGCATCTTTTCAAGCTGAACAGCTCATCATGCTTGATGCAGAATGTCTGCAGacataacagaattggcagcAGACGCTGagtggagggggtggggggggcatcctacccacccagacagaGCCCACTGTCCATTACATGGGTAAAATGCTCTACTTTAAAAATGCTTACAAATGTCCACACTAATACTAGCGTGATGATGACGTGTTATAATAAGCAAGCAAGCTGAACTGTGGTCTGACTAAATCATTGGACTGTACCTGTATGATGGTGAGCCAGAACAGTGAAGACTGcacatcattttttcagttACAAAATGACTGATGCCATCTCAAGGCCCCAGTTGGTTGATAAACCTGCAAGTAAATAAGCAAAATCTACTGAAAAACCACATTAATACCACTGCCCATAATCTTAATTGCAACACGGGCCTTTATAGTTCTGATATGAgcattcaaacattttttttttggtgaaaattCTGACCAaagctttcttttgttttatggGTTTATCATGTTTTATGGGTAAAATTTCTctaacaacatttacatttgttgCTCCTTGTGCTAATGCAGACCGATCATTGAGGCAGATCaattattaaatattgtgtTAATCTGTATGTTTCATATGCCTTATCTCACACAACACAATCATAACTGCAGTCTTAGTCCACATCAAGTTTCTCAAAGGCAATGAACGACAATATAAAGAGTATCAGTGGaacttttgcagaaaaaaaaaaaagaaaaaaaaaagaaagcagagcaaagcattCATCAGCGGAGTAAGTTAAAGCTGATGAGTGAGAGGTACTCAGGGGGTTTTTCTTTAGCTctgtttgtagtgtattattaCAGTTCACAACGCCAGGGGAAACTACATTGATCCTGTGGAAACTCAATTGTGACATTATGCTACATAAGCG
This window contains:
- the traf3ip2l gene encoding uncharacterized protein traf3ip2l isoform X2 translates to MMCSLHCSGSPSYSCNFQSLNIPEENDETMSKTNAEDTIPDAASVPEASSVRCKADPQFSPADPMLPSSEPSQSTSAATSDFCSSMSSDAQSSYSPYQPPLGLPAGYSPQTPFPSQAEVCFSTLEPHKEDWLHTSSYNSLGRGFSNGSHLSCLVSGDFYGYQSEASCLHSVPGIHSPGGSSLEQPRSLHSIPTALAQHGYYPPPCPCPSHRLSCCSQSPLDAGCWENQRLHHGLQYHMSYSFSSPKISKQSDQELLHRHPSVQPQPKSVPSTAPLSLEQRKVFVTYEADSDKHVKEVINFVALLRHNGFYTHIDMFEQHFRSISKIDFMERYIAEKDYLIIIIISPKYYEIVTSAALCLENDETLNTVYIHKQLQNEFIQNGCKNFRFIPVLFPGAKKCHVPTWLQNTHIFCWPRDRDDILRRLMRVEKYNPPPIGELPTIVSIPI
- the traf3ip2l gene encoding uncharacterized protein traf3ip2l isoform X1 codes for the protein MMCSLHCSGSPSYSCNFQSLNIPEENDETMSKTNAEDTIPDAASVPEASSVRCKADPQFSPADPMLPSSEPSQSTSAATSDFCSSMSSDAQSSYSPYQPPLGLPAGYSPQTPFPSQAEVCFSTLEPHKEDWLHTSSYNSLGRGFSNGSHLSCLVSGDFYGYQSEASCLHSVPGIHSPGGSSLEQPRSLHSIPTALAQHGYYPPPCPCPSHRLSCCSQSPLDAGCWENQRLHHGLQYHMSYSFSSPKISKQSDQELLHSRHPSVQPQPKSVPSTAPLSLEQRKVFVTYEADSDKHVKEVINFVALLRHNGFYTHIDMFEQHFRSISKIDFMERYIAEKDYLIIIIISPKYYEIVTSAALCLENDETLNTVYIHKQLQNEFIQNGCKNFRFIPVLFPGAKKCHVPTWLQNTHIFCWPRDRDDILRRLMRVEKYNPPPIGELPTIVSIPI